A region from the Motacilla alba alba isolate MOTALB_02 chromosome 10, Motacilla_alba_V1.0_pri, whole genome shotgun sequence genome encodes:
- the LYSMD2 gene encoding lysM and putative peptidoglycan-binding domain-containing protein 2 isoform X2: MAEALRQEPAGGPESEAELSQRLARTKARSYGSTASVAAPLAERYVEHRLSAGDTLQGIALKYGVTR, from the coding sequence ATGGCCGAGGCGCTGCGCCAGGAGCCGGCGGGCGGGCCCGAGTCGGAGGCCGAGCTGTCGCAGCGGCTCGCCCGCACCAAGGCCCGCTCGTACGGCAGCACGGCGAGCGTGGCCGCGCCGCTGGCCGAGCGCTACGTGGAGCACCGGCTGAGCGCCGGGGACACGCTGCAGGGCATCGCCCTCAAGTACGGCGTCACG